atatactgaAAAAGTATTAAAACAATTCTATATAGATAAAGTTCATCCtctgggatctccaatgatggtgcgatcgCTTGATGTTAAGAAAGATCCATTTCGACCTTGTGATGAGGAGGATGAATTACTTgatcctgaagtaccatatttaagtgctatcggtTCTTTGATGTATTTGACAAATTGTACTAGACCTGACATTGCATTTGCTGTGaatctactagtaagatatagctctgctcctactcggagacactggaatggaattaaaTACATGCTAcgttatttgagaggtacatttGATTTGGATCTATTTTACTCATTTAATTtcaaatctcaactagtaggatatgcggATGCTagatatctatctgatcctcataatgctaaatctcaaactgagtatgtatttctttatggaaaaactattatatcttggaaatcagtaaaGCATACGATTATAGTAACATCCTcaaatcattctgaaatactagctattcatgaagctagtagagaatgcgtgtggTTTAGATCGATGATTTCTTATATCCAAGAAAATTGTAGCCTTCAgtcaatcaaggatattccaacaattttgTATGAAGACAACGCCGCATGTATAAttgagaggaggatacataaagggtgacaagACAAAgtatatctctccaaaatttttctaaacacatgaactccagaagaatggtaatataaatgtacaacagatccaatcaagtgataatctagcataTTTATTCACTAAAACTTTGccaactacaacattcaagagaCTGGTTCATCTTATcagaatgagacatcttaaagatcttaattagataagttaatatatgggtgacatccaagggggagtgttGTGAAATGAATGGTGGATGTCACCATGTATGTCTTCAACATACCTGCCCCATCTCCCTCATGTTTCCCATGCATGTGAATCCATTATTATTATCAGACAAACCCATTTGCTCCTCCCACGACTATATAAAGGGAATCACTTGATTGACATAGAGAGAGGAAAAACGACGAGTGTAGAGTGCAAAATACAGAGTGTAGAATATTGAgtgtgcagaaaataaagaagaaacaagtaggagagaaaaaaaaaatgagatattttgtaaggtaAGAATGTGAGATATTTGTATAAAGTCAGGTATATTTTGTAGTTCCTCTTAAAATAGTAGATTTCAGATCCTATCTGTCCGTGGAGTAGGTATaaaccgaaccatgtaaatccggtctcacttttatttattatttatttattttattttacttgtttTCATTACTTTTTGATTATCCATATCTATTTAttcctgtattattttataacataaAATACAAATTGCCTAAGATTCTCGCTAGCGTTAATATCTAATTTTTGACAATTTTTTCGTGATAATCCAAACCAAATCAcctaaagataaataaataaatatcaacCCCACAATGTGACCTACAATCTTCCATTGTGTGCCCATGCCTGATTTTGTCATTATATCCCTTCAAGTTTCAACAAAAACAGCCATCTACAAGCAATGTTAACATCAGGACAGTTGTGTGCCACACCGACACCCCCTCCTACCTTCACACCGTACACTAATGAGAACGACCCATTGTCTCTTCTGAAATAACAACAGAAGAAAAGCTAGCAATTGAACCATAATAAGATAAACATAACATGGCAAAGATCCACTTTAAATTACAAACAAATGGAAATTCCCCCTTCAGTTCATAATTAGTTTCTGCTGTTATTTGGTATATATATTTCCCGCATTGGTAATTGAATGAATCCTTTTTTAGGGTTTGAATAATTCTCGAGATGAAGGGATCTTCTCTTAATTCCAAATCACCACAATGAGGTAAGTACGTGATTTGAACCTCTAACAAATAATAGACATTGTCCATGCCTCTATTGGGacttgtttagggtttatttggAAGGGGGTTACAGTCAAACTCATTACATGTCTTTAAAATCCCATTAGGGCTTGAAAACCCTACACTGTTTTCTTAATCATGATAGCAATAAAGGTCAAGCAGACAGAAGAAGTTAGAAGCATTTGCTTTACAGTGCAATTATTTCTTGAAACATTTAGAGAACAAACAAAGTACAAAGGTCAACTGCCTACCAGCACCAACCCTCATTATTGTTGAATGATTGAGCCACTAGGCCAGGTATGGGACAGCAGTTTTATCTGATATATGAGAATCATCATATTATGAAAAAAGGTATCATAGATTCATTGTACAGTGAAATACAAATTGTAATAATGTTATCAAGGAATTCCAACAATTGCTTAAGAGTTATACAAACAAAAAGAAGCCTTTTAGCCAATATAAAATAGCATAAATCAATATAGTACCCCAAGCACCCTTCAGTTATTTCATCCTCATCCCCTTCCtccaccaaaaaataaaaaataaataaagatctAATCAATACAACCACCATCTATCCCTGTATCTTGTTCATTTTAAATATGACCCACCAGCTATCCCTTTTATATTTTCACTTTAAATATGATCTATGTTACAGTATTCCAGAGTGTAACAGCCTTCCTTTCATACCTTAATGCCATCATGGTTTATAGCTTGAGAGTTGGCATCAAGGAGGGTTTCCAGAGATCTAGCTTTTCTGTTGCGAACCCTGCCTGCTTCTTTTAGTAACTCAGCCAACCTCCTCTTCTCATCATCCACATCTGGATTTGCTGTTCCAAGCTTTTCCTCTCTCAAGCCAACGACATGCTCCAAGATTTCAATTGCATCATCCAACCTGCGTGAAGTAGCAcataaaaagaaattcaaaactGAACAGAACACCACAAAAAATATGACTTTCAAAGAAGGAAAGTGTTACTCAAATGTGATCTTCTAATGATGTTTTCATCTAATCTTCAAATGAAAAGTCCAGTTCAAACTGGTTTTTTTCGTCTACCTTATCAAGATTTCCTCTAATTCAGACATCCATACAGATACACTTCACAACTGATCTTTAAAATTTGCCCAGTGCATAAGTTTTCTAATTGTGTGTGATAGGCAAAAAGAGGAAACCAAATCTTAATCCTTAAGAGCCCTAcgtttatttttggaaaaattttatatGAAGGTGAACCATACTAAAATAACAAGCTTCTATATTTCATTTTGCCACAAATGCAAACTAACATGGCCATTAGCTAACTTAAAGATCGTAGCATAAATGGTTAGATAGAATATTAAGGCACCATTACTCAATTAAAACCCATATTGCTTTCTGGAAAAAATTTCTCAATTACTGCAGCATGCTTTTATAGAAAAGAGAGCACAAGAACGAAAGAATGTACCTCCCAACTGCATCGTAAGTTCCTGCGAGATTGCTGTACACCCCAAGTGTGTCGGGGTGATATGGTCCATACTCTTGTTCCAAAATACTCCTTGCTTCTTCAAACAAATCTGCAGCCTCATTTATGGCATAACGCTGCACGCAAGCAAGCCCCATTTGGTTGAGAGCTATGCCAAAGAAGGCAGATTTCTTCTCTCCACTTGCACGAAGCTTTGAAATGGCAGTTTTGAAGGAGGTGTAAGATTCAGAGTACTTCCCCAACATGTAGTACATGACACCCATCTGAGCTTCAATTCCTGCAATTGTGCCCTGTTGGCCAGGGGCATCATTGTATAACCTCAATGCCTTCTCCAACAAATTCAGTGCCTGCTCAATCTCATTCATAGATTCATAGATAGCAGAAACATCAGTAAGACCAGTGGCAATCTCCTCTGGTGGGATCCCTGGATTGGGCTTTCCATAAATTCGAAGGGCGTTCTCACAGTATGATTTTGATTCCCTCAATTTCCCTGTCTTGTTATATAAATCAGCCAGTCGAACAAAGACAGAAGCAACAGCTGGGTGATTCTCCCCTTTGGAGGACTTGAAAACTGTCAGTGCTTTCTGATAAGATAAAACAGCCTCATCATACCGGGCAAGAGACAAGTATGTGTCTCCAATACTGCAATCTACAGAAGCCACCTCCATTTCCTGCCCATTAGCTACCATGGCCATGCTAGCTAAAACAAGATGCTCAAGAGCAGCTTCATGATCGCCCTTTGTTTCACATATAAGACCCATAAGCCTCCTATCTGCTGCCTCTTCAAGAGATGCTGGTGAACTATTCTCTTTATGGATCTCGAGAGCCATCTGACAAAATTTCTTGGCCTCATCAAATTGCAGCGCTTGAACATGAGCTTCAGCCAAATACCTGCAGGTCTCACCAACCCTTGCATCAGTTTCTCCCAAAACTTGTTTCTGAACTTCCAGTCCTGTTGTGTAACACAGTATTGAATTCTCAAGCTGGCCCAGCATTGCATAAGTATCACCCAACTGCATATGACCAGCAAATTTGGCAAGGGCATGATCTTTCCCTTCCTCAAAGACTGGAATCTCAATTGAGTGCTCGAGAACTGGAATTGCCTGACCATACTGGCCTAAACTGCAGTATATTGCCGCTGTAACATGCAAACACATGACCAACTCTAAACTGGGTTTTCCACTTGCACATTTCTCGAATGATTTTGCAGCTCGAAGAGCCAATTCAAGAGCTTTCTGGTAATTTTCCCCAGAAGAAATCAAGTCCCGTGCTTGCTTAAGTAGGAATGGTCCAAGATCCGGATTATCCAGGCCTGATTCAGATGAATCTtcagatccattttgcaacttCACCCCTCCTACTGGTGAATTCTTCTGTTTCCTTGTGGGAGTGACTCCAGCTTTTGGTTTTCTCCAATTCTTTTCTCTCTGCTTATTATTAGGAGGTTTCTCCGGAGGACTTTTGGTCTTCAGACTTGATTTTGCGGATGTTTCAGATTCCACCTGCAACTGAGATACTTTCTTTGATTGCACTGAGGAATCAGACCTTGAGTTTGCAGAATGGGTCTTATCTGTCTTCCCTGACTTCTTCCCTGCAGATAATGTTTCTTTCTTGGAGGGAGAATTGCTATGACAGTCATCCTCTGGTATCTCAATCTCTTCTTCCATTATCTCAATCTCCCTCATCTCTCCTCCAACAAGATGGCGCAACTCAAAATCAATCCTAGACTCTTCACCATCAGATCCAAGGCTCGGCCTCGACAGTGACTGATCAGAACTCTGCATCTCACACACATTGTCATAGAGCTGCTCAATCGAGGTGTCCACTGCCCCATCAAGAGGGACATCAGGAATCGCACTTCGAGTACTTTGCGGGCTCAAAGTACTTTTGGGAGACTTGTACTGCACAGAACTTTCTTTACAAACTGCTGAATTTCCATTTAATTCATGCACCGACCCTTCTTTATTAATTCCATCCACGACAACCCCAGGCATCTTTAAGTTACCAAATCAACGAAACTCCAACTTCAAATTTATTGTCTGGGACAAACGTTTGAAATGCAAAACAGCCATTCAAAACTAAGCATATCAAACTTCTTAAACGCATAAAATTTCACTCCTACTCTACAAATATTGGGCTACCCTTTACATCAAATTATCCAAACAAAAGGAGCATCCattcatcaaaaaaaaaaaaaaaagcttcctCATTTATTACAAACAAGCAGGCAAATCTAATCTAGCAGATGTAATGGAAACCGGTTACAAACAGCGCATGAAGGCGATAATAACAGCACAAACATCAAAACTTTCCATATTTACATAAACAACAGCAGGAATCACGCAACAGAACAGCTTCCATATTTCTTCAACAGATCTCCAAAATACACGTGAGTATCAATATCTAAAAAAGACAACAATTATGAATTATGAAATCAACAGCAGAAAACACGAATCAAAAAACCTCAAAACcttgaaaaaaagaaagaagaaaaaaaaaaacaggcaaCGGAAGGTAATCTGTAGCTGACCTCGCCGAATGATTCAAGAACAAATAAAAGGGTCAAAGGGACACAATTGGAATAAACCAAATTAACATAATACAGAAGaaaaaaagcagaaaaaaaaaaaatcatacctCAACAATCAGCCATGGAGAAGGCCACCGAGGCGCCCTGAGTTGTGTATTGAGACGGAGGTACaaacatatatatagagaagaaGTGAGAGAGAAAATATCTCTGTTCGGGGGAGGAGGAGGTGGGGAGAAGATGAGGGTAATATGGGAATGTAGGAAGAGAGTAGGGGCAATACGGGGAGAGGGGAGGAATAAATAAGGATTGCAGAGGTAGAATGTCAGAGGAAAAGAGAAGGCGACTTCTCCCCCACCGCGCCTGCAACCGCCGATCTACTTTCTGTTTGTTCCTCCTCTTCTGGAACGCGCCATCTGGCATCGGCAATCGGATTGTGTATTTTTGTTCCCTATGACGCATATACCCCTAGGCAATTCTTGGAATGACcacattttccatttttattcaTTAACTCTTTTTTGAGCTGGTTTATTATTACCTACTTATGTGGAAATTACAGAGCACGTGGGGGTTAATGGGCGTCATCCCTTTTATTTATCTTAAGGCAGATGTGGTTGGcacttgaaaaagaaaagaaaaaatgaattcacctttttattttttattttcatttataaaataaaaattattggaaaaagtaaaaattaaagaGTTAAAATTGACATCAATTGTATGGATACTCCTAGGGTATTCTTCTATTTGGTGTCATCTtttaaaaatgtcaaatttattcaTATAACTACTAATAATTATTCGAAAAAAATCCTCTAATTACTCGCAACTATTCCAAAATATCCTTAcaattatgtcaaatttattcCTATAATTTCTCATAATACTCCTAAAATACCCCTATATCTATCTACAATTATACCAAAATAcccttatactatttaattttcattatttaattttagtactttttaaaatttttgaaaaataaagagccATGGAGCACACACATAGTGCATGCCcatgtgtcacgagctaagcttgttcgaGGCATTACGCTTGCCCGTGatgcttatctcgtgtgcttgggataagtttccatcatataaatactagtgtataattattttctactagtagtttCTTTGTATTCGaaataagacagtatgactccttggtcactttgatgtttcctagcgTCAGGAtgatatttacataaaaacctctttagggagagggtgagtgttcatcagtcttgtaaaacttactagctattgtcaacgtatTTATCCTACTTGCCTCTCTctctaaacacacaatgtcaacagaggtgttgttaatgaattgcattgcttcaatgtttactgtttacttgccactgctttcatgattaccTACTGTTTCCTCTactatttgattgaatgctaaagaaagtgttttgtggatcaatgttggtaaacgataggctgactagttaagcaagagtgctttagttaGCATCGCACGGTCCTTTGATAAAAGTGTGAAAATAGTTAGCTGGTGATAGCTGGTATCAGAGCTTCGTATTGGGAATTtagttaccttcgttgtgggattgggatagctttggtaagtgaccatggcaccaaccaATAGTGAGAGAATCAGCATGCTGGAAGCATAGGCTGAGACAACAGACAGCACTGTGGCTATAGAGGTGACCCAGATgagggaacttgttgatgaaatgatgggatcacaaaagcatcaagcaagtttgataggTGACATGTCAAAGGACTTTTGACATACAGTGGAAACTTTGCAATAGATAGCTGATTTGGATGCAAAAATGAATTTGATGGTTCTTgttatggggaactccaacactccaggaGTTAGCAAGAGTAAGGTACCAAAACCCAGGGCATATGGGGGTACCTGTGATGCCAAGGAattggagaacttcttgtttgatggaACATTATTTTCAtgctgtgaggatggcctcagaatatgtgaaaatggatattgcgaccatgtacttggttggtgacgccaaattgtgatggcgtaccaagtacaatgaaattgaaaatagaaGTTTTGTAGTGGATAATTGGTCAGAATTGCAAAGAGAGCTCAAGGACGAATTCTTTCCTGGGAACGTTAAGTACAATGCTAGGAAAAAGTTGcgagacctcaagcatactgggtcaatcagggaatatgtgaaccaatttttttctttgatgttggatattagGGACATGTCAGAGAAGGagaagttgttctattttctagaggggatgaaatcGTGGACAAGAATTGAACTTCAaagacaaagagttcaagacttgtctatcCACAAGCTGCTACAGAACGATTGACTAACTACAATAGGGATAACCCAAGAGTGGCAAAGCCGACTCtacggtttctgtaaatctata
The Malania oleifera isolate guangnan ecotype guangnan chromosome 13, ASM2987363v1, whole genome shotgun sequence DNA segment above includes these coding regions:
- the LOC131146460 gene encoding protein KINESIN LIGHT CHAIN-RELATED 3-like: MPGVVVDGINKEGSVHELNGNSAVCKESSVQYKSPKSTLSPQSTRSAIPDVPLDGAVDTSIEQLYDNVCEMQSSDQSLSRPSLGSDGEESRIDFELRHLVGGEMREIEIMEEEIEIPEDDCHSNSPSKKETLSAGKKSGKTDKTHSANSRSDSSVQSKKVSQLQVESETSAKSSLKTKSPPEKPPNNKQREKNWRKPKAGVTPTRKQKNSPVGGVKLQNGSEDSSESGLDNPDLGPFLLKQARDLISSGENYQKALELALRAAKSFEKCASGKPSLELVMCLHVTAAIYCSLGQYGQAIPVLEHSIEIPVFEEGKDHALAKFAGHMQLGDTYAMLGQLENSILCYTTGLEVQKQVLGETDARVGETCRYLAEAHVQALQFDEAKKFCQMALEIHKENSSPASLEEAADRRLMGLICETKGDHEAALEHLVLASMAMVANGQEMEVASVDCSIGDTYLSLARYDEAVLSYQKALTVFKSSKGENHPAVASVFVRLADLYNKTGKLRESKSYCENALRIYGKPNPGIPPEEIATGLTDVSAIYESMNEIEQALNLLEKALRLYNDAPGQQGTIAGIEAQMGVMYYMLGKYSESYTSFKTAISKLRASGEKKSAFFGIALNQMGLACVQRYAINEAADLFEEARSILEQEYGPYHPDTLGVYSNLAGTYDAVGRLDDAIEILEHVVGLREEKLGTANPDVDDEKRRLAELLKEAGRVRNRKARSLETLLDANSQAINHDGIKV